A window of Panthera tigris isolate Pti1 chromosome A3, P.tigris_Pti1_mat1.1, whole genome shotgun sequence genomic DNA:
TAATGACACTTACATCTCAGATTTATCTCTGTTAAATGAGAAGGAATTTACTATGtattgctaagtaaaaaaaaaaaagcagtttgcAGAactcaaggtatttttaaatgtatgtttgcctctatttatttgtaaatgtttgtacccacaaaggaaaaaaagtggaaaagttaTACATTAAACTGTGAACACATATACTGCTTTTGttaatatgtcattttaaaaaaaaagaaaaattttaaaaaagagagagaaagaaaaatcaccaatAGGAAAAGAAATGTCAGGAAACATTAACAGACtgttcactggggaaaaaaaaagtatcaattgTTAATAACCATTTGGAGAAAAAggtagccttaaaaaaaagaaaaaaagcctttttaGTTCAAAGGTTTTGAGAATTTCCTTCACTCAAAGCCCCCTTTTGACTGCTTGTGCCACTCACATTAGCCAAGGCGAGAGTGCGTTTCACCAGCCCCCAGACAAGGCCCCCGTGAAGTAgggatgtgtgtttgtgtataggTGCAGGAGGGCTGATTTGGACATTGGGGGGGGGATATGCGGAGGAAGAATAAATACCTCTGGAGGGGCTAGAGACAGACTTGAATTCTAATCCCAACACTTCCACTCATCTATAGAACTAAAATAGTCTCTTACTTTTTTTGAACCAATCTCTCCATTTGAGAAAGGACTCCGCGAAGGGACTCCGTGACGTTATTGTCACTGCAGGCCTGGCCCAGGCcgtgcctgccccccacccagccctgcttcaggccCACGCTGTGGTGCTGAGTACCCCctaccttcctcctccttcctaccCGCTCGCTCATACCCCGGCATCGGGCGTGTGCAGCCTCCTGTCCCCCGCATGAAGAGAGGAGGGGCTGGCCTGTACTTCACTGTATCTTAATGAGGTCTGTCTGCCTGTGCCTTGCTATTTACCATGACGCTAATTCCTTCTGCATTTACGTGATTTTGGCTCCTGCAAAAGAAAAGGCACGGTTTTAGTCaaacacacacaagtacacacacaagcacacagacaaaataaaaacaggaatgcTATAGCCCTTTACTTGATACACATCTTTCTAAATAAGAATCCAGGTGTCACGCTGGATGCTACACAAAATATGGGTTTAGTCGGCAACAGAAAGAAAGCTCCCACCACCAAAATAAGGAGAGAAGATTAATCGTGACAATTTTACTTTACGGACAAAATGCATTTAAAGTCATCGGCCCTCTAAAATACCTCGGACAGGTAGAGAAGGGCACAGCAATCTGTCTCTTCGCAAAGGCGCCGGGCTCCTGAGAAACCATGAGAAAACGAGAAAATACCTGCTTGTCTGGCTGTTGAGTGTTCCCAGTGGGAATTCCCTCGGGACTTTTCAGACCACAAAGTCACCACGCTTACTGTATTAAAAGAATAACTACACGCTGTTGTTCCGTGAGCCAGTCCAGGTCTTGAAagctctcctgtcccctcccaggGGCCGGGATGGGTCGTGGTCCTGGGGTGGAGCTCAAGCGCTCTGGGGCCGAGGCTCTCGCCCGCCGTTGAGGAGGTCTGTGAGCTCTCCGATGTACTTGATGGTGTACTTCAGCGTCTGGATCTTGGTGAGCGGCTGGCCCCTCTGGCTGTAGACAGGTGGCAGGTAATTCCGAAGGGTGTGCAGGGCATCGGCCAAGGTCCTCATTCGGAGCTTCTCCCTCTCGCTGGCCTTCCGTCTCCGCTGCACGGACATCCTGACTTTGGCGCCCTTCTGGGTCTTGGGGCCACCAGCGCCCTGCAGATAGGCAGGCTGGAAGGCTAACACGTTGTAGTCCACCTCCCCCAGGCCACCGGTCCCACGGCCACCGCAGGCACCGCTGCCCCCACTGTTGGCACCTCCGTGCCCACAGGGCAGCCCAGCCACAGCTGGACGGGGAGAAGAAGCATAGGACTCCAGCGATGGAGCCGGAGACAGGCTCTGAGTGGGGGAGGCCTCGTTCGACTCAAAGGGCCCTGCCCTGTCATTCCAGTCCCAGGACGACAGCAGGCCGGGGCTGTCGGAGGGGCCCAAGGCCTCCTCGAGGCCGAGGAAGGTCTCACGCAGGTTGTCCATGCCTGGGAGACAGCTGCAGAGAGAACGGCTCCCTGGCAAGTGAGAAAGAAAGTTCTGCCACCAGCCAGGGCAAGCTCCCTTTTATGATGGTGGGGGAGAAGTGATAAAGTGGGAAAGAGGGCCGGGTGGGGGGAGTTCAAAGGAGACACCAAGGACCAAGATGGAAAATGAACTCTTCAGGTGTCACTTTCTCCTCATTGATAATTAGCATCTTCCAGCTAAAATGTCTTTAAACAAAAAGGCctccaagagaagaaaaaaggaattatcTTGTTGTAACTAAACCAATTAAGGCTGCCTAACTAGACTTAGCATTGTCCTGTGGAACTCATTAATGAGggagccaaagaaaacaaacctggGGCAATTTGCAGCAAGGAGGTGGTGGCCCAGGGACCTGGTGGAGAGTCCCAGGGTGCCCCAGAGGGCCACCATCCCCATTCAGCAAGACCTCCTAGACGTTTCAGAGCAGATGGGGTATCCTGGTGGAGAAGCAAGCAGGGTGGTGTAGGGACAGGGAACCCCTCTGGGCTTGGATTCTATGGCATGTCAAATGCGGACAATTATGACTCTTGCTTCAGAAGGCTTTCCAGAAGACAGCACCCAGCAGACACACAGTGAATGCCGATTTCCCTCTTGCCTTCCTCTTCAGCAAATTTTCCTGAGTTGTGCTTCCAACATGCCCACACTCAGAATGACAAAGGCCAGCAGCTCCAGGAAAGCCAGAGCCTTAATGAGCAGGAAATATCCTTCCAGAAGCTTAAAGGCCTTGCTTTAACTGAGCAGATTGGGATTCCCCACGGCAAACAGACACCAGGCAACAGAAAACTCTTTTAAGGCAGGGAGTTTGCAGAATACCTGGCATTTTGCCTTCTGaaggtcttttaaaaatccagggGCAGAATCACACCTTGGTTTTTGAAATGTATAGAGGAAGT
This region includes:
- the MSGN1 gene encoding mesogenin-1, encoding MDNLRETFLGLEEALGPSDSPGLLSSWDWNDRAGPFESNEASPTQSLSPAPSLESYASSPRPAVAGLPCGHGGANSGGSGACGGRGTGGLGEVDYNVLAFQPAYLQGAGGPKTQKGAKVRMSVQRRRKASEREKLRMRTLADALHTLRNYLPPVYSQRGQPLTKIQTLKYTIKYIGELTDLLNGGREPRPQSA